The genomic interval CACTTTTGCTTTGCCGTTTTCCTGTTTCAGGGTGCCGTTAGCCAGCTCCTGCTTAAGGCGCAGGAAATCGTTGCTGGACTGCGTCACGTCAACGTAGATCGGATCGAGCTGCTGTACGGTCGCCAGCGCAGTGGTCTGACCGTTCTGCACCAGTGCCCCTTCCGTGACGGAAGACTTACCAATACGACCGCTGATAGGGGAGGTCACTTTGGTATAGGCCAGGTTAATGCGCGCGGTTTCGACGGCCGCTTTGGCGGCCACCACGCTCGCGTTAGCCTGCTGTGCATCTGCCAGGGCGGTATCGTAATCCTGTTGGCTGATGTACTTGGTACCGAGCAGTTTTTGGTAGCGGTTCAACGTCAGCTGAGCAATTTTGGCCGCGGCCTGTGCTTTCGCCAGGTCGCCTTTCGCACTTTCATAAGAGGCCTGATAGGTTGCTGGATCAATCTGATACAGGGACTCACCGGCCTTCACATCACCGCCTTCGGTGAAGTTACGTTTAAGGATAATGCCGCTAACCTGAGGACGAACTTCCGCAATGCGGTAAGCATTTGTACGGCCTGGTAATTCGGTGGTGATTTGTAGAGGTTCAGATTTGAGCGTCACAACGCCTACTTCTGGCGCCTGCTGAGCTCCTTGTTGAGCCGGTTTGTCGTCACATCCTGTTAGCGCTAAGCTGCCTGAGAGCATCAGAACGACCGCCAGAGGCGTTAACCCTCTGTTTTTGTTCATATGTAAACCTCGAGTGTCCGATTTCAAATTGATCAAGGGTCCTGAGTCTAAAACCCATTGCTGCGTTTATATTATCGTCATGCTATGGTACATACATTCATAAATGTATGTAAATCTGACTCCTGTAAATTCACCCACCTATGGCACGAAAAACTAAACAACAAGCGCTGGAAACCCGACAACACATTCTGGATGTGGCAATACGTTTGTTCTCGCAGCAGGGTGTTTCATCCACCTCGCTGGCGCAGATTGCTCAGGCTGCCGGTGTGACGCGAGGAGCGATTTACTGGCATTTTAAAGATAAGTCAGATCTGTTCAGTGAAATCTGGGAGCTTTCAGAGTCCAGCATTAGCGATCTCGAGAGTGAGTATCGGGCAAAATTCCCTGACGATCCACTCTCAGTATTAAGAGAAATATTAGTATATATCCTTGAAGCAACTGTAGTTGAAGAACGTCGCAGATTAATGATGGAGATTATTTTTCATAAATGCGAGTTCGTGGGCGAGATGGCGGTGGTGCAGCAGGCACAGCGCAGCCTTAGTCTGGAGAGCTATGATCGTATCGAACAGAACCTGAACCTGTGCGTGCAGGCAAAACTGTTACCGGCCAATCTCCTGACCCGACGGGCGGCAATCCTGATGCGCAGCTACATTTCAGGTCTGATGGAGAACTGGCTTTTCGCGCCGCAATCCTTTGATCTCAAAGAGGAAGCCAGCAGCTACGTGGCGATTTTACTGGAAATGCTTCAGCTCTGCCCCACGCTGCGCAGCGACGCGTCTTCGCTAACGGCCTGATCCCTTTCCAGGATTTATCTCAGAGGATAACGTTCGCGCTATTCTGCTTTCGGCGAGCGTGATATTCTTCACGCCGGACTATTTTCGGTCCTCTTCTGACATCATTCACAACTATGCTGCCCATCAATCGCTCGCAACATCCTGTATTTGCATTGCTCTTTGCGATGCTGTTTTTCTTCGCCACGGCGCCGCTGACCTGGGCCCGCGCCGATAACAGCAACGATATTCCCTCGCGCGGCGATGTTCAGTCGCAGCTCGACACGCTGAACAAACAAAAAGATCTCTCCCCTCAGGAGAAACTCATCCAGCAGGATCTGACGGAAACGCTGGAAACGCTGGATAAAATTGAGCGTGTTAAAGCAGAAACCGT from Enterobacter sp. JBIWA008 carries:
- the acrA gene encoding multidrug efflux RND transporter periplasmic adaptor subunit AcrA gives rise to the protein MNKNRGLTPLAVVLMLSGSLALTGCDDKPAQQGAQQAPEVGVVTLKSEPLQITTELPGRTNAYRIAEVRPQVSGIILKRNFTEGGDVKAGESLYQIDPATYQASYESAKGDLAKAQAAAKIAQLTLNRYQKLLGTKYISQQDYDTALADAQQANASVVAAKAAVETARINLAYTKVTSPISGRIGKSSVTEGALVQNGQTTALATVQQLDPIYVDVTQSSNDFLRLKQELANGTLKQENGKAKVELITNDGIKFPQEGTLEFSDVTVDQTTGSITLRAIFPNPDKNLLPGMFVRARLEEGTNPTALLVPQQGVTRTPRGDASALVVGADDKVETRNITATQAIGDKWLVTEGLKDGDRVIVTGLQKVRPGAQVKAQEVKSDDKQQASAAGQSEQTKS
- the acrR gene encoding multidrug efflux transporter transcriptional repressor AcrR, which produces MARKTKQQALETRQHILDVAIRLFSQQGVSSTSLAQIAQAAGVTRGAIYWHFKDKSDLFSEIWELSESSISDLESEYRAKFPDDPLSVLREILVYILEATVVEERRRLMMEIIFHKCEFVGEMAVVQQAQRSLSLESYDRIEQNLNLCVQAKLLPANLLTRRAAILMRSYISGLMENWLFAPQSFDLKEEASSYVAILLEMLQLCPTLRSDASSLTA